CTGTCCCTCTCCGGTGGCGATGTCTGCCCCGTAGCTGCCTGGCGGTTGCAAGAGGCCCAGCGAGATAGGATCATTGGAGGTGATGAAGAGCGCTCCGGCCTGGTGGGTGACCGCCGCCAGCTCCTCCACCTCTTCAAGGCATCCGTAGAAATTGGGGTGCTGCACGACCACCGCGGCAGTCTTCTCGCTGATGAGCCCTTTGAGGTTATCAACTTCTGTGGCACCATCGTCCAGGTCGACGAGATGAACTTCGATCCCCTGGCCGTGACAGTAGGTGCGTATGGTCTCCAGGTAGAAAGGGTTGACCGCCCGCGAGACCAGAATCTCGCGGCGTTGAGTGTGGCTGAACGCAAGGAGCGCCGCCTCGGCAAGTGCAGAGGCCCCGTCGTACATCGAGGCATTGGAGGCATCCATGCCGGTGAGCGCGCAAATCATGCTCTGATACTCGTAGATTGCCTGCAGCGTCCCTTGGCTCACCTCCGGTTGATAGGGTGTGTAGGCCGTGTAGAATTCCGGGCGCGACGTGATATGTCCTACCGCAGCGGGGACAAAGTGGTCGTAGGCTCCGCCGCCCAAGAAGCAGATGGCCTCGTTCACGGTGGTGTTCTGCTGCGCCATCTCCGCCAGCAGACGAGTCACTTCGTACTCGGACAGGGGCGCCGGCAGGTTGAGAGGTTTCTTGAGGCGGAGCTCTTCTGGAATGGGGGCCAGCAACTCCTCGAACTTGTTGACCCCTATTGCTTTGAGCATCTCGTTACGCTCGTCATCTGTGCAAGGCAAGTAGGGCATCGCCGCTCCTTATTGCTCACCAACTTGAGCTCATTGGCGCCATCGGTCGGAACACGCGGAGCAAAGGGCCCGCGCTACGATATCTGCGCCTGGTAGGCCTCGGGACTGAGCAGATTCTTCAGTTCGCCTTTGTCCGCAATCTTGATTTTGATCATCCACCCCTCGCCGTAGGGGTCGCTATTAACCACCTCCGGCTTGTCACTCAGGGCCTCGTTGACTTCGATCACTTGGCCACTGACGGGAGCAAAGAGGTCGCTGACTGCCTTCACTGCCTCGATGGTGCCGAATGGCTCCATCTGCTTGGTTTGCGCGCCAACCGCGGGCAGTTCCACGAACACTACGTCGCCCAGTTCGCCCGCTGCGTACGCGGTGATGCCTACAGTTGCGATGTCGCCATCGACGCGAAGCCACTCATGGTCCTTTGTGTACAGCAAGTCCTTGGGGACTTCCATCAGAGCCCTCCTTTCTTCTCGAACTGTTCAAGGAAACGGGTGGAATACTGCCCTCTGCGAAAATCGGGATCGCGCATGATGCGCTTGTGCAGCGGTATGGTAGTCTTAATGCCTTCGATGACAAATTCCTCCAGCGCCCATTCCATGCGACCGATGGCCTCTTCGCGGTTGCGGCCATGGGTGATCACCTTGGCAATGAGCGAATCGTAGAAGGGCGGGATCTGATACTGCGCGTAGGCGTGGCTGTCCACGCGGATGCGTGGTCCTCCGGGCGTGTGCAACCCGGTAATTCTCCCTGGTGAGGGGCGGAAGTTAGCATCAGGATCTTCGGCATTGATGCGGCACTCGATGGCATGGCCGCGCAGGCGATAGTCGCCGATGCGCTTGTCCAGTTTTGCTCCCGCGGCTAGGCGAATTTGCTCTTTGAGCAGGTCGATGCCAATGACCATCTCGGTGACCGTGTGCTCGACCTGGATGCGCGTGT
This genomic interval from Calditrichota bacterium contains the following:
- the gcvPA gene encoding aminomethyl-transferring glycine dehydrogenase subunit GcvPA, whose product is MPYLPCTDDERNEMLKAIGVNKFEELLAPIPEELRLKKPLNLPAPLSEYEVTRLLAEMAQQNTTVNEAICFLGGGAYDHFVPAAVGHITSRPEFYTAYTPYQPEVSQGTLQAIYEYQSMICALTGMDASNASMYDGASALAEAALLAFSHTQRREILVSRAVNPFYLETIRTYCHGQGIEVHLVDLDDGATEVDNLKGLISEKTAAVVVQHPNFYGCLEEVEELAAVTHQAGALFITSNDPISLGLLQPPGSYGADIATGEGQALGTPLSFGGPYLGIFATKQELVRRMPGRIAGQTVDSEGRIGYVLTYQTREQHIRREKATSNICTNQALVALAATVYLALMGKHGLGTVANLCLQKSHYLAEEIAKIPGFRLRFGRPFFKEFVVEAPFPAEQIVDKLVAQGILAGVPLGRFERSMANCLLIAVTEKRTRAEMDRLLSALRQLAA
- the gcvH gene encoding glycine cleavage system protein GcvH; this translates as MEVPKDLLYTKDHEWLRVDGDIATVGITAYAAGELGDVVFVELPAVGAQTKQMEPFGTIEAVKAVSDLFAPVSGQVIEVNEALSDKPEVVNSDPYGEGWMIKIKIADKGELKNLLSPEAYQAQIS